One Chloroflexota bacterium genomic window, GACCGTGCACTCCTATTTCCTGCCCGAAGATCGTCAGGCCGGGCAACAGGCGCTGGCATACGCCGCCGCGGCCACGCAGGTGTACAGCGATCGCTTTGGAACCTACCCCTTCACCGACCTTAGCGTGGTGGAGGCGCCGCTTCAGTACCGGGGCATGGAATACCCCGAAGTCAACCTCATCGGCATTGACACCTATCGGGAGCGGAGAGAGGACCAGGAGTTCCTGATCGCCCACGAGATCGCCCATCAATGGTGGTACAATCTGGTGGGCAACGATCCGGTCAATCGTCCCTGGCTGGACGAGGGCCTGGCCGAATATTCGACTTACATCTACTACGAGACGATCTACGGCAAGGAGCGGGCCGACCGGCTGCTTCGCAACCGCTGGGAGGTCCCGCTGGCGTACGCCAGGGAAAACGGGCTGGACACCATCGTCGGGCAGCCGGCCTCCGGATTCGGGCCCGTCAACTACGAGACGATGGTCTACGCCAAGTCCGCCCTCTTCTTCCACGCCCTGCGACAGGAGATGGGCGACATCGCCTTTTTCAAGCTCCTGCGCACGCTGGTGTCCAAGTACCGTTACCAGGTCTTGACGCCGGATGATCTGCTGGCGGAGGCACGGAGAGCCTCCGGGCGGGATGTGACGCCGGTCTATCGCCAGTGGATCCTGACGGCAGCGGAACCCTGAGAGCGCTGGGAGCGGATATCCGGCCTCGACGCGACGTCGCATCACGAGGAGCACCTGTGAAAACGAGATCCCTTTGGAGTCGGGCGAGGGTTTGCCTGACGATTCTGGCCTTCGTGCTGTGGGGAACCGCCTGCCAGCTACCCACACCTCCCATCGTCTACACCCCGATCCCCCCAGCCCCGACGCCGACTTCACCGCCCCCACCTCCGCAATCGCTCAGCCTGGACGACCTCACGCTCTTCGAGCAGGCGATGATCCCCATCGCTCGGGGCGACGTCGCCCAGGTCGCCACCGTGCTGCGCCCCACTCGTTACCGCATCGATGCCCGATTCGATCCCACGTCCCGCACCATCAGCGGCCAGGAGATCGTCCGATACACCAACAACGAGGCCGGGCCCCTGGATGCCGTCTATTTTCGCCTGTTCCCCAACCTGCCCAGGAGCGGCCGAGCGACGGTCTCCTCGCTGACGGTGGATGGCGCCTCCGTAACGCCTCAACGGGAGCTTGCGGGAAGCGCCCTGCGAGTACCGATGGATCCGCCGCTTCCTCCGGGCGCCTCCGTCACGTTCCAGCTGGACTTCACCGTCCAGGCCCCCGCCACGCCGGGAGGCAACTACGGGGCGTTTGCCTACACCAATGAGGTGGTGGCGCTGGCGGGATTCTACCCGCTGATCCCGGTGTTCGATGACGAGGGGTGGAACGTAGAGATCGCCCCGGCGTACGGCGACCCCGTATACTCCGATACCAGCTTCTATCTGGTGCGATTCACATTGCCAACCGGATGGGAAGTCGCCGCGTCCGGCTCCACTTTAGGCGTGGAGGACAACGGCGACGGCACGACCACCTGGACGATCGTCTCCGGCCCCATGCGAGACTTCAACCTCGCCGCCTCCCCCGCCTACCGTACGATGGAGATGCAGGTGGACGACACGGTGGTCCGATCCCATTTCAAGCCCGGGGATGAGGCAGGGGGACGGCGAGCGCTGGAGTACACGGCCCACGCCCTGCGCTACTTCAACGAGATCTTCGGCATCTACCCCTTCGCCGAGCTGGACGTGGCTGCCACCCCTACGACGGCCGGCGGGATCGAATATCCCGGGCTGATCGTGATCGCGGAGCGGCTGTACGGGGAGAAGGGGGGCTTCTTCGAGTGGGCCACGGTCCACGAGACCGCCCACCAGTGGTGGTACAGCCTGGTAGGGAACGATCAGGTGGACGATCCGTGGCTGGATGAGGCGCTGACGCAATATGTCACGTGGATGTACGTAGAGGCGACCTACGGGAAGGTGGCCGCAGCGATCGCCCGCCGGGCCTTCTTCGACGAGCCCTATCGGCGGTTGGTGGAGGAGGGAAAGGATCCGCCCATCGGGTTGCCGGTGCGGGCTTACAGCGAGGAGGACTACGGCCCCGTCGTCTACGCCAAAGGGCCGCTCTTCTTCCACGAGTTACGGCAGACGATGGGCGACGCGACGTTTCGGGCATTCCTGCGAACCTACTTCGAACGCTACCGATACCGCATCGCCACGCCCGAGGATCTGCTCACGGTCGCGCAGGAGACCTGCCGCTGCGATCTCACCCCGATCTACGCCAGGTGGGTTCTGGGCATCACCCTGGGCGAACCGCCCACCCGGGGACGGATATCCAGCCAGACGGTGAACGCCAGCCCCTCCCTGAGAACTCCGAGCCTTCCACCCCACGACCGGAGGGCTCGGACATCCCCATCGCCTCCAGGGCACGGTGAAGGCGATCAGGACGGGAACGATGAGGAGACTAGCAACAGCGTGCGCCATCACCATGGCTTTGCTGTGGCTGTTAGGCATCGCCTCCGGGAGGGCGTCCGCCCAGTCGGGCACGGGCGTCATCCGCGTGGCGACCACCGGCCGTGATACGATCGGCTGCGGCAGCCCGACCTACCCCTGCCGCACGATCCAGTACGCGGTCGATCAGGCTGAGACAGGCGATACCATCCTCATCGCAGCGGGGGTGTATACCGACATCCACGCCCGCTCCGGCGTCACCCAGGTGGTGTATATCGACAAATCGGTGACGCTCCGCGGCGGCTATCCTCCAACGGGATGGGAGGCCCCCTCGCCCGCTGACCACCCCACCATCCTGGACGCGCGGGGGCAGGGGCGAGTGCTCTTCCTCACGGGAAACATCACCCCCACGATCGAAGGGCTCCACATCACCGGTGGGGATGCCACGGGATTGGGCGGGGGCCCGGGAGGGTTCGACGCCGGAGGCGGGATCTACATCTACCGGGCGACGGCCACCGTCCGCAACAACGTGATCCAGAACAACGTGGCCAGCACGACCGGCCAGGGATACGGCGGCGGGATATGTATCTACCGCGGCAACGCCCTCGTCAGCGGCAACACGATACAGGGCAACACGGCCAGCACGACCGATCTGGGCGAGGGCGGCGGGCTGAGCCTCGCCTTCGGCCAGGCCACCATCGAGGGGAACACGGTACGAGAGAACACGGCCAGCTTTCTCAAACGAGGCTCCGGCGGCGGGGTCCATGTCTACTACGCCAGCGCCGCTTTGCAGAGGAATCGAATAGAAGGGAACACGGCCAGCCGGGTCTCCTTTGGCTACGGCGGCGGGATACGCGCCCTCTGGAGCGACGTCACCCTGGTCGGCAACACGATCCGGGGCAATGTAGCCAGCGTGTCCTCGGCCGGATTCGGAGGCGGGCTGGAACTGTGGTACGCCCACGCCACGATCGAGGGGAACGCCATCATCAGCAACACAGCCACCTCGAGATCTGGCCACCCCGGCCTGGGAGGCGGGATCGACATCTACCGCAGCGCCCCGATCACCGTGACCAACACGCTGATCGTCCAAAACCACGCCAACACCCGGGGAGGCGGGGTTCATATCGAAGGTGGGCCGGGCGAGCCCGCCTCCGCCCGCCTGCTCCACACCACCATCGCCGACAACAGGGGGGAGGGCCCCGGGATCCTCGTAGGTGAGGGGGCTACCCTGGCCCTCACCAACACGATCATCGCCGGCCACTACAAGGTGGGCCTCTCCGTGGCCCAGGGCAGCACGGCCACCCTGGAGGCCACGCTGTGGTGGGGCAATGGGTCGAACATGGACGGCGAAGGGACCATCTCCACGGGGGCGATCCACGTCACGGGCGATCCGGCCTTCTGGAACCCGATGCAACAGGACTATCACCTGACCCTCCGATCGGCGGCCATCGACCGGGGCGTGGACGCGGGCGTGCCCCAGGACGTGGACGGGGATCCTCGCCCAGCCAGGGCGGGCTATGACATCGGAGCGGATGAGTACATCGACGGCACGTATACTTACCAGTACTTGCCTCTGATGCTCAGAGCGCGTCTGGGAAATGCCGTTGCTTCTGCTATGGGGAGGCCCGGAAGGGTAGAGCCTCTCCGGGAAAAGCTATTCTCCCGCCTTCGACCTGCCCGGCCTCGGCCCGGGTCCTTCGGCAAGGGCCGAGAAAGGCAGGTGCAGGCCGGAAAAGCGGGGTTTCCGTGGAGGTGAGGTCCCCTCCACACCTCCCCCCGTGGAGCTGGTCGTTGAGGGAGACCCCTCAGACACCTTGTCGGTAAATTTCAGACACGCTCTCAGAATAATAGATTAGGGAATCAAGGAGAGCACGATGCCGAGACCGCTTACCGCCGTCCTCATCGGCGCCGGCAACCGGGGTTCCGAGGCGTACGGCTCCTACGCCCTGGCGCACCCCGAGCAAATCCGCTTCGTGGCCGTCGCCGAACCACACGAGGGGCGCCGCGCCCGCTTCGCCCAAGCGCACGGCATCCCCCCAGAGCACCAATTCACCACATGGGAGGATCTCCTGGCCCGGGGGAAGATCGCTGACGCCGCCCTCGTCTGCACGATGGATCGGATGCATGTAGAGCCGGCCGTGGCCGCGCTGGAAGCCGGGTACGATGTCCTGTTGGAAAAACCCATGGCGCCCACCCTGGCAGGGTGCGTGCAGCTCGTCCAGACGGCCGAGCGCACCGGGCACCTCCTGCAGATCGCCCACGTCCTGCGTTATGTCCCCTTCTTCTCCATGCTACACGATGTCGTCGCCTCCGGGCGCCTGGGCGATATCATCACCGTCGAGCACAGGGAGAACGTCTCCTACTGGCACATGGCTCATTCCTTCGTGCGCGGCCTCTGGCGCAACAGCGACATCGCCAGCCCGATGATCCTGACCAAATGCTGCCACGACCTGGACATCCTGTTCTGGCTGTTCGGACCGTGCCGCCGACTGAGCTCGTTCGGCTCGCTGATCCACTACCGGGCGGAGAACGCCCCGTCGGGAGCCCCGGAGCGATGCACGGATGGCTGCCCGGCCGCCGATGAGTGCCCCTGGTACGCGCCCCGCATTTATCTGGAACAGACGCCCCTCAAGCTCTCCATGCCGGGACTGGAGGCCATCGCCGACTACCAAGGATGGCCCGTATCCGTCCTCTCCGAGGATCCCAGCCCGGAGGCCAGACGACGCGCGCTGGAGGCCGGGCCCTATGGGCGCTGCGTATACCACTGCGACAACAACGTCGTCGACCACCAGGTGGTGAACATGGAGCTGGAGGGCGGCACCTCGGTCAGCATGATCATGCACGGTCACTCCCACAAGGAGGGCCGCACGATGCGCTACGATGGCACCCGCGCCACGCTTCTGGGCCGCTATTACCTCGACGAGCAGTGGATCGAGATCCACGACCACCTCACAGGCCGGGTGGAAAGGGTCGAGTTCCCGATGGCCTCGGCGGGAGCGGGAGCAACCGGGCATGCCAGCGGCGATCAGGGGCTGATGGCCGCCTTCGTCCGGGCGGTCAACGGCACGGAGCCGGCGCTCACCACCGCCAGAGATTCGCTCGAAAGCCACCTGATGGCCTTCGCCGCCGAGGAGGCCCGGCTGAACGGGAGCGTGATCGACATGAAGGAATTCCGTCAGCGGGCGGAAGCGAGCACGCCGCCTAAGGGTTAGGGGGCACACATGTACCCCTACATCGATCTGGGTCCCTGGCACATCAGCACATACACAGTGACCGCCACCCTGGCCCTGACGCTTGTAACCGGGCTGTATATCTATCCCCGGCTGCTCAAGCTCGGACGTCCACCCGGCCTGATCACCTGGTGCATCCTGATAGCCGCCATGGGCGGATTCGCCAGCGCCTACGCCGCCAGGATCGCGATCACCCTCTGGCATCGGCTACAAAGCGGCCCCCTCGCGCCAGCAGCGGGATTCAGCGTCATCTGGGCAGCCGTGGGGGTGTACGCCGCGGCGCTCTACTGCGCGTGGAGATATCGGCTGCCGCTAGGCCGCACCCTGGATCTGGCCGTCGTCCCCGTCCCCCTGGGACAGGCGATCGGGCGCCTGGGATGCTTTGCCAGGGGCTGCTGCGGGGGCAGGCCGACCGATTCATGGCTCAGCATCTACATGCCGAACACACAAGGCGTATGGGCGCATCGCTACCCCACCCAGCTCATGAGCCTGGCGGCGAACCTGCTGATCTTCCTCATCCTTCTGCTCGTGGAGCGCTACGGCCAGAAACGCCCGGATAAGCCGCCCGGGGCGCGCATCTGGCCGTTCGACGGATTCCTGGTCCTCCTCTACATGGAGCTGTTCGGCATCAAGCGGTTCTTCATCGCCTTCCTGCGAGAAGGCGCTACGCCCGTGCTCGGCCCGCTCAGCTGGATACAGTTGCACGCCATCCTCCTGATGGCCTTCGCGACGACGCTCATCCTCTGGAACCGAAACCGACGAAAGGAGGAAGCCTCATGAGCAACCGGTTCACATCCCGATGGCATCAGATCCTGCTGATCTTCGCCCTCCTCATGCTCTCTCTCGCTCTGATGGTTTCAGGGTGCTACGACGATGACGATGATGTCGAAAGGAGCAGGAGTGCCACCGAGATAAAAAAGAAGACCAACTCGACACAGCACATCGACGGGGTCTCCGCCGCCCCACAAGCGGATTACTACCTGTGGCAAACCACACAGTGGTTCTATCTGGAAAAGCAGGAGGTCACTCCGGATCTGTGCCAGGACTGGACGGACTTCTGGCAGAGCGGGAACGCCTTCATCGCCATACGCGCTCCGATCTCCGCCACCATCACGTACCAGACCTCCTACAGCCCCACGCTGAAGCTTGTGAACCGAAGCTGGCCCCCGAAGACCTTCACGACCATCCCCATGGAAAGCCAGCCCGAGCGTGTGGCCTACATGGAGCAGGCGATGCCGACAGGTCAGGACGAACACTGGCTGGCCATCAGCGGGGCCACCTCACCCCCCATCCACTGCTCGCTCACATCGAATCTCAGCGGAGGTGAATGGGATTTCCAACTGGACATCTTCTACGACTTCGGCGGCGCACAGGGAGCGGGCGAGGGGGCTAACCTGGTCCACTACTACTGCTATGAGGGCCAGGATCCGCCCTTCTTCTTCCCACAATCAAGTCAGGCCTCAGGCGAAGGGCGCGTGATCCGGTCATCGCTTGAAGGGGATGCGATCACCTGCATAGGACCGGATCCCTTCTCCCTTTCCAGCGATTTCCCGTCCTGGGGGCTAGAAGGGAGGCTCACCGACACCGTCGACGCATCCCAACCCATCACGCTCAGCTACCTTCTGTACAACTACGAGTTCACAACGCTCTCCGTGGACGTCACATATACGTCCACGCTGGGCACCATCTGGGGGATCTATGAGGGAACCGAACAAGGGCCAAAGATTCCCCTCACCAAGATCACATCCCCCATTCGCGTGGCCAGCATGCAGGAGTACTACCTGTGGCTGATCGCCGATATTCCATCCGATACGCCAGCCGGCCCCTACTACCTATCCGTCACCGCAAGCCTCACAAGCCCCCCCGAAATGACATCCCAGTCTGCCACAGCGACCACGGCCATCTGGGTCGGCCAATGGACCGCTCCACAGCCGTCCAAACGATACATCTACATGCCGCTGGTGCGGCGCACCTCCCCTTGAGGGCGAGCATCGGGGTAGTCGAGGGCGATACCCTCGGCTACCCCGTCCCCGCCTTTAGATAAAGCAACATATGAACCCTGGGTAGTCTCCCTCATGGGTGTTGCCAGGGCAGGGGCGATTCGTGAATCGCCCCTGCCTACAGGTAGGTGGCGGTAGATATCCCCGTCTGGGAAAAGCCCACAGGAGGCGCCATTCATGCAGCGCTGCTCACAAAATGGTCTCCCGTGGTCTCACCAACACGAGACAGGGGGACCACCGAACCCTGGTTTTCAGGAAATAGCGGGGTTCTGAAAGGGGAGGTGCGGAGGGGCTTCCCCTTTGCAGAAAAACTCTTCCTCTCGCCTTCTACCTGCCTGGTTGGGGCTCTGGCCGATTATCCGAAACGAATGACGCGGCCCACATGTTTCTTTCACCACGCGAAGATCAATAGTGCGGGTGGCGGAGGCAGCGCCTTTCGCCACTCGAAAGGCCAGTCTTGGGAAGCGGGCCAATCCTCATCCCTGCAGGTGTCATGTATGCCGACATGAACGCTGGACTAAGGCCCTGTGTACCGAACCAGGGCTTTTCAAAGTTAAACACCTGCCCCTGAAATCCTGCCGTAGGGGCGCCCCTTATGGGCGCCTGAGGCAGCCCTTGTGGCTGCCTCTACAAGATCTAAAGTAACGCCCGAGCCCTTAGAGACGTATTTGGTAGGAGCGCAACACCGTTGCGTCCCTGCAACGCCCTTTCCCAAGTGAAGCGAGGCAGGTCTGAGGTGAGGCGCCCGGGGAGAGCCTCCGTTAGATTTTTGAAAAGCCCCGTACCGAACCGATCGGGTTTGACATGCCCGGCGGGATGTGCTAATATCGCCCCTGTGAAGGTGTACTCTCATCTCGGGGATGTGTGACGTGCTTTCCTGTATCACCCTCCGCAGCAAGAAGCAGAGCAAGGCCAAGAAGCCGGACCATTAGGTCTGGTTGACGGCGTTTGCTCCGCACGCGGAGGAGTTGCGACCAGCTCAGCCAGACCGGCCATATGAGCTGGTCTTTTTGTTACCAGGCACCCCTTCCGTTACGAGGATCCGTTCATGCAGGCTACCCGTGATGCCAACACCAAGCGCAGCAAGTGCAAGCGGCCAGACCGCGGGTCTGGTTAGCTGCGCTGCGCGCCAGAACATCCGCAGTCCAGCTTCCCAGGCTCGCCGGCCTCGGGGAGCTGGATCGCGTCAGCACGATCGTCAGCCGAGGACGGCTCCCCACAATGCCGGTGGGCTAGCAAGGAAGCTCCAAGGATCGACCATCTGAAGCCGACCCATTGGGAGGAGCCGACCATGTCTCTGCAAAACTTTGCGATCATCGAGTCGACCCTGCGCGAAGGCGAGCAATTCGCCGGCGCCTTCTTCACCCCTGATCAGAAGGTCCAGATCGCCGAGATGCTGGACGCCTTCGGCGTTGAGTACATCGAGCTGACGTCCCCCGCCGCATCCCCGCAATCCTTTGAAGACTGCCGCCGCATCACCCGGCTGGGCCTCAAGGCCAAGATCCTGACCCACATCCGATGCCACATGAACGACGCCAAACTGGCCCTGGAAACCGGCGTGGACGGCATCGACGTCCTCTTCGGCACATCCTCCATTCTGCGACAGTTCAGCCACGGCAAGTCCATCGCGGAGATCATCGACGCCGCCATCGAGGTCATCACGTACATCAAGTCCCAGGGAGTCGAGGTCCGCTTCTCCAGCGAGGACTCCTTCCGCAGCGATCTGGTGGACCTGCTGATGGTCTACCGTACTGTGGATGAGATCGGCGTCAACCGGGTGGGTATCGCGGACACGGTGGGCGTCGCCACGCCGCGTCAGGTGTACGACCTGGTGAGCACGTTACGCGGCGTCGTTCACTGCGACATCGAGTTCCACGGGCACAACGACACGGGGTGCGCCATCGCTAACTCCTTTGCCGCGCTGGAGGCGGGGGCCACCCACATCGATACCAGCGTGCTCGGCATCGGCGAGCGCGTCGGCATCACCCCGCTGGGAGGATTCATCGCCCGCATGTATGCCGTCGACCCGGAGCGGGTCAAGAGCAAGTACAACCTGCCGCTCCTGCGAGACATCGAGAACCTGGTGGCCGACATCGTAGGCATCCAGGTGCCCTTCAACAATTATATCACCGGCTACACGGCCTTCACCCACAAGGCAGGCATCCACGCTAAGGCCATCCTGAACAACCCGGACACGTATGAGATCCTCCGTCCGGAGGACTTCGGCCTGACCCGCTACGTCCACATCGCCCACAGGCTGACGGGATGGAACGCGGTGAAGAACCGGGCCGAGCAGCTTGGATTGAACCTCACCGACGAGGAGATCAAGGAGGCCACGGCGCACATCAAGGCGCTGGCCGACATCAAGCCGCTGGCCATGGAGGACGTGGACGCCATCCTGCGCCACTGGCGATCGATCCCTAAGGAGACGCTGGAGGAGCAACTGCGGACCGGGCTGATCGACCTGGCCAGGAGCGGGGCGTCCTGATGGGCAAGACGTTCGCCGAGAAGGCGCTGGCGCGCGCCGCTGGGGTTTCCGAGGTCACCGCTGGGCAGGTGATCGACGCCCGACCGGATGTGATCCTATCCCACGACAACACGGCTGCCATCGCCCGGACGTTTTCCTCCCTGGGCGTCGACCGGGTTCGACACCCGGAGCGGGTGGCCATCGTGCTGGATCACGCCGTCCCGGCTCCCACCACGCGCCACGCGCAGAACCACGCCGAGATCCGGCGGTTCGTGGCGGAACAGGGGATCACGCATTTCTTCGACGTGGGACGCGGCATCTGCCATCAGGTGCTGAGCGAGGAGGCCATCGTCCTGCCCGGCCAGCTCATCCTGGGGGCAGACTCCCACACGACCCATTACGGCTGGATGGGCGCGTTCGGCGCTGGCGTGGGCCGCAGCGAGGTGGCCGCGCTGTGGGCCACCGGCGAGCTATGGCTGCGGGTGCCCGAGTCCATACGCATCGTGCTGGAGGGATCACTCCCCCTCGGCGTGACGGCCAAGGATTTCGCGCTGCGCGTCATCGGCGACCTGGGCGCCGACGGCGGGATCTATCTGTCCATCGAGTTCAGCGGCTCTGGCATCGAGGCCATGTCCGTGGAGTCCCGCATGGTGTTGCCCAACATGATGGCCGAGATGGGGGCCAAAAACGCGTACGTGCCCCCCGATGCGGTCGTGTTCGACTGGCTGGCACCCCGGCTGGCGCGCCGCACCGGGCGTCCCGTCGAGGAGTGCCGGGCACAGATCGAGGCCGGCGCGCTATATCCGGACCCGGATGCCGAATATGTCGCCGAATACCGGTACAACGCCGCGGAACTGGAGCCGTACGTCGCTTGCCCACACACAGTGGATAATGTGGTGCCGCTGTCGGAGGTGGCGGGCACGCGGGTGCAACAAGCGTTCCTGGGCACCTGCACCAACGGCCGGCTGGAGGACATCGCCCTTGCAGCCGAGGTGATCCGGGGGCGACGCGTGGCCCCGGACACCCGCCTTCTGGTGATCCCCGCTTCCAACCAGGTGCTGCAGGAGGCCATGGAGCGCGGCCATATCCAGACGCTGATCGAGGCGGGTGCGATCATCGGCGTGCCAGGGTGCGGGCCGTGCATGGGCAACCATATGGGCATCCCCGCCCCCGGCGAGGTCACCATCTCCACGGCCAATCGCAATTTCCGCGGGCGTATGGGCACGCGAGAGGCGGAGATCTATCTGGCAAATCCAGCAGTGGTGGCGGCGTCCGCCATCAAGGGAGTGATTGCCGACCCGAGGGAGTTGTAGGCGTGGAGCGGGGAGCGCAATACGCAACACGCAATACGTATTGCGTATTACGTGTTGCGTAATGAGGTAATGCATAAAGGATATGGGGTCCGCCATGACGATCCGAGGCCGAGTCTGGAAATACGGCGACAACGTGAACACCGACGTCATCTTCCCCGGCAAGTACACCTACACCATCACCGATCGCCGGGAGATGGCCCGGCACGCGCTGGAGGATCTGGACCCGAGCTTCGCGGGGAACGTGCAGCCCGGCGATGTGATCGTGGCCGGGCGCAACTGGGGATGCGGCTCCAGCCGGGAGCAGGCGACCATCTGCCTGAAAGAGGCGGGGGTGGGCGCCATCGTGGCCGAATCGTTCGCCCGCATCTTTTATCGCAACGCGCTCAACAACGGGCTCCCGGCCATCATCTGCCCGGAGGCGGCCGCCGCGTTGGAATCCGGCGATGCGGTGGAGATCGATTTAGAGGCTGGAACGATCCGGCGTGGAGACGATACATGGCACTTCCCGCCGCTGCCGGAGACGGCTTTACGTCTGATCCAGGCGGGAGGGTTGATCCCATATCTCAGACGGGAGCTAGGGACAACACGCAATACCTAACACGCAACACGTAACACGCAACACGTAATTGCGTACTGCGTATTGCGTGTGGGTGCGAGGGAACGAGATCGTGGACATACGGGAGCTTACAACGCAGGTGGAGGCGTTCATCGCCGACATGGGATGGGCGGGGCCGGAATCGCCCTGGCCGCGCACGCCGCGCAACCTGGCCACGTCCGTGATGATCGAGGCGGCCGAGCTACTTCAGCACTTCCAGTGGGGTGACGAGGTGACCGACCCGGACGCGCTGGGCGCGGAGATGGCCGACGTGCTCATTTACCTGCTGCAGCTGGCTGCGATCACCGACATCGATCTGGAAGCGGCCACCGTGGCCAAGCTGGCCCGCAACCGCCAGCGATTTTCGCCTTCGAAAATAGGAACCGCGAAGGGCGCAAAGAGCGCTAAGGATTTTTGAAAGCCTTTGCGTCCTTCGCGCCCTTTGCGGTTAGATTAAAGGGACCAGGCATGAGTCATCGCATCTGCGTCATCGAGGGAGACGGCATCGGACGGGAGGTGATCCCGGCGGCCGTGGCCGTGTTGCAAGCCACCGGCGTTGATCTGACGTTCGAGCACGCCGAAGGCGGCTTCGGCTGCTTCCAACGACGCGGCACGGCGCTGCCGCCGGAGACGCTGGCACTGGCCCGGGAGTGCGACGCCGTCTTCTTCGGCGCCACCCAATCGCCCTCGGGCAAAGTAGATGGGTATCGCAGCCCTATCCTGGAGCTACGCCGGGAGCTGGACCTCTACGCCAACCTGCGCCCCGTGCGCTCGCTGCCGATCCCCGACAGCCGCCCGGGGATCGACCTGCTCATCGTGCGGGAGAACACGGAGGGTCTGTACATGCGCCGTGAGCGCAGCGACGGCGAGACGGCCATCGCCGAGCGCGTCATCACCCGCCGGGCGTCGGCACGCATCATGCGCGTGGCCTGCGAGCAAGCCCAGGGCCGTCGCGGCCACGTGACGCTGGTGCACAAAGCCAACGTGCTAACCGAGACCGATGGCCTGTTCCGCCGGACGGCGCTGGAGGTGGCCGAGGCGTACCCGGGCGTTCGGGTGGATGAGCTGCTGGTGGACACGGCGGCCATGCGCCTGGTGCAG contains:
- a CDS encoding isocitrate/isopropylmalate dehydrogenase family protein is translated as MSHRICVIEGDGIGREVIPAAVAVLQATGVDLTFEHAEGGFGCFQRRGTALPPETLALARECDAVFFGATQSPSGKVDGYRSPILELRRELDLYANLRPVRSLPIPDSRPGIDLLIVRENTEGLYMRRERSDGETAIAERVITRRASARIMRVACEQAQGRRGHVTLVHKANVLTETDGLFRRTALEVAEAYPGVRVDELLVDTAAMRLVQAPESFDVLVTTNLFGDILSDEAAGLVGGLGLAASANIGDRHGLFEPVHGSAPDIAGRGIANPIAAILAGALMLDFLGESEAADRVRSAALDVLKHGPRTPDLGGDARTADVTQAVVRRMSDR
- a CDS encoding nucleotide pyrophosphohydrolase, producing MGWAGPESPWPRTPRNLATSVMIEAAELLQHFQWGDEVTDPDALGAEMADVLIYLLQLAAITDIDLEAATVAKLARNRQRFSPSKIGTAKGAKSAKDF